The stretch of DNA ATCCCAGTATGCTGATGCCTCTGTATCTTCACTTGCTACAACCGGTGGTAATGTTCTAACCTTTTCACCGAGAATATTGTAAATTGTGACTTCAGCTAATGCAGGCTCTGAAAGAGTGAACCTTATCTCAGTTGAACCTCTAAATGGATTAGGTGAGTTCTGAAGAGCATATATTACTGGTTTAGTAATTGAAGGATGCTCAGAACCATCTGGAATTTCAATCTTTACACTATTAAAATGATGAACTTCTCCACCAAGATCTACACTCTCAATCCAATACCAATATGCATCTCCAGGCATTGTCTCTACCATCTTGTCTTCATAAATATAAGAATGAGGCTCTGATGTTGAACCATACCCA from Candidatus Cloacimonadota bacterium encodes:
- a CDS encoding T9SS type A sorting domain-containing protein, whose product is ELSAFMGEYINVPTLYWVTQSETDNLGWYVYRSTENSFATADKIPNLIDGYGSTSEPHSYIYEDKMVETMPGDAYWYWIESVDLGGEVHHFNSVKIEIPDGSEHPSITKPVIYALQNSPNPFRGSTEIRFTLSEPALAEVTIYNILGEKVRTLPPVVASEDTEASAYWDGRDESGEEVVSGIYFYILKAGKSAYSGKMILLK